One Gloeothece verrucosa PCC 7822 DNA window includes the following coding sequences:
- a CDS encoding GAF domain-containing SpoIIE family protein phosphatase translates to MTAVPIYRQPSSNTSATDSNKPADTKPVLALKELVASLYREQNKIQNLLSSLGFALRSFNNLNQFLELTPLMAARVTDADGGALILFKSNGRISLEQLHCQDNQVTGQLRRELEQIVRQLNVSDHQISDNFPLSLPEYLDRQIRQALGTTIQLYSTPVLVKNTERGRLYVFSSDPEYIWTQTRRKLLQLVADQTAVAIANNELTIELRSKERQDRELEIASEIQLRLLPRKCPLIKGVDLAASCKTANRVGGDYYDFIPTNYDQLSQTTEGKVESPAACVPWSIVIGDVMGKGVPAGLIMTMTRGMLRAEVLNRHTPAQILEHLNRVMFADLENSHRFVTLFYSEYDPQSRILSYSNAAHHPPLLWQASTGVIQRLDTEGGMLIGLDPESQYENAQIELAPGDTIIYYTDGFTDAVNQSGERFDEENLIRVFQQACQNYEHPQAILDDLFDKVNAFTGSDKTNSDDMTLVVMKVKSQE, encoded by the coding sequence ATGACTGCTGTGCCCATTTACCGCCAGCCATCCTCCAATACAAGTGCGACTGACAGTAATAAACCTGCTGACACCAAACCGGTTTTGGCCTTAAAAGAACTGGTCGCTAGTTTGTATCGAGAACAAAATAAGATACAAAACCTTTTAAGTTCTTTGGGCTTTGCCTTACGTAGTTTTAATAACTTAAACCAGTTTTTAGAACTAACCCCCCTAATGGCAGCAAGGGTAACAGACGCAGATGGAGGAGCGCTGATTTTATTTAAATCGAATGGACGAATATCTCTAGAACAATTACATTGTCAGGATAATCAGGTAACAGGACAACTGCGACGAGAACTAGAACAGATCGTTCGCCAGTTAAATGTCTCAGATCATCAAATTTCCGATAATTTTCCCCTATCTTTGCCCGAGTATCTTGATCGTCAAATCCGGCAAGCTTTGGGCACGACCATTCAACTTTACAGCACACCAGTATTAGTCAAAAATACAGAACGAGGGCGACTCTATGTTTTTAGTAGTGATCCAGAATATATTTGGACACAAACTCGGCGGAAATTACTTCAATTAGTGGCTGATCAAACAGCCGTAGCGATCGCCAACAATGAATTGACGATTGAACTACGCTCTAAAGAACGCCAAGATCGAGAACTAGAGATTGCTTCAGAAATTCAGTTACGTCTATTACCCCGAAAATGTCCTTTAATTAAAGGGGTAGACTTAGCCGCCAGTTGTAAAACGGCCAATCGAGTCGGGGGAGATTATTATGACTTTATTCCCACCAATTACGATCAACTGAGTCAAACTACTGAAGGGAAGGTAGAATCCCCGGCGGCTTGTGTTCCTTGGAGTATTGTAATCGGAGATGTGATGGGAAAAGGCGTTCCTGCCGGTCTAATCATGACCATGACCCGGGGAATGCTTAGAGCAGAAGTTCTTAACCGTCACACACCCGCTCAAATCCTAGAACATCTCAATCGTGTCATGTTCGCGGATTTAGAAAATTCTCATCGTTTCGTAACTTTATTTTACTCAGAATATGATCCCCAAAGCCGAATTCTATCCTATAGTAATGCGGCACATCATCCTCCCCTATTATGGCAAGCATCTACTGGTGTGATTCAACGACTCGATACCGAAGGCGGAATGCTCATCGGATTAGATCCTGAATCTCAGTATGAAAATGCTCAGATTGAGTTAGCTCCAGGAGATACAATTATTTATTATACCGATGGCTTTACCGATGCGGTCAACCAAAGTGGGGAGCGCTTCGATGAAGAAAATCTTATTCGGGTGTTTCAGCAAGCTTGTCAGAATTACGAGCATCCTCAAGCCATATTGGATGATCTATTTGACAAAGTTAATGCCTTTACCGGTTCAGACAAGACTAATAGCGATGATATGACTTTAGTCGTTATGAAGGTAAAATCTCAGGAGTAA
- the ligA gene encoding NAD-dependent DNA ligase LigA codes for MASATPEIQQRVEQLRSELQKASYAYYVLDNPIMEDAVYDQLYRELENLETQYPELITPDSPTQRVGDKLSEQFTSVKHHIPLYSLENAFNLEEFTRWQERWQRIAPETKQFEYVCELKIDGSAIALTYENGLLVRGVTRGDGVVGEEITQNIKTIRSIPLRLQSDHPPARVEVRGEAFLPVEEFERINQEKAATGESLFANPRNAAAGTLRQLDPKIVDRRRLQFFAYTLYIVDTENQSYPQTQWESLEFLQKIGFLVNPNRKLCQSLEDVEQYYQHWDTRRRNLPYMTDGVVVKINDYDLQKQLGFTQKFPRWAIALKYAAEEAPTRVKNITVNVGRTGAVTPMAIMEPVQLAGTTVQKATLHNSDRVAQLDIRVGDTVIIRKAGEIIPEVVRVISELRPANTQPYQMPTHCPECNSTLVRPKGEAVTRCVNSSCPAILRGSLVHWCSRDALDIRGLGEKVVILLIENELVKSIVDLYGLKAEQIASLERMGTKSANNLVNAINKSKQQPWSRVLYGLGIRYVGNVTAKILTDNFPTVEQLSRASFASLESVYGIGSEIAQSVSDWFKIEANLTLVKQLQQAGLQFETATVTKNTSESTPTPLKGKTFVITGTLPSLKRNEAQQLIEEAGGKVTGSVSAKTDYLVVGEDAGSKLAKAQQLGIIQLSEEALLAMIQGKNPP; via the coding sequence GTGGCATCAGCAACCCCCGAAATTCAACAGCGAGTCGAACAACTGCGATCCGAACTGCAAAAAGCCAGTTATGCTTATTACGTCCTCGATAATCCGATTATGGAGGATGCAGTTTATGATCAACTGTATCGAGAACTGGAAAACCTAGAAACTCAATACCCCGAATTAATCACCCCAGATAGTCCGACGCAACGGGTAGGGGATAAACTCTCTGAACAGTTTACCTCGGTTAAACACCATATCCCTCTTTACAGTTTAGAAAATGCCTTTAACCTAGAAGAGTTTACCCGTTGGCAAGAAAGATGGCAACGTATTGCCCCAGAAACGAAGCAATTTGAATATGTTTGTGAGTTAAAAATTGATGGATCAGCCATCGCCTTAACCTATGAAAATGGTCTTTTAGTGCGGGGAGTAACCCGAGGTGATGGAGTAGTGGGAGAAGAAATCACCCAAAATATTAAAACCATTCGTTCCATTCCCCTACGCTTACAATCGGATCATCCTCCTGCTAGAGTAGAAGTGCGAGGAGAAGCTTTTTTACCGGTGGAAGAATTTGAAAGAATTAATCAAGAAAAAGCCGCCACCGGTGAATCCCTATTTGCTAACCCTCGTAACGCCGCCGCCGGAACCCTACGCCAACTCGATCCAAAAATCGTTGATCGCAGGCGCTTACAATTTTTTGCCTATACGCTTTATATTGTTGATACTGAAAATCAGTCCTATCCTCAAACTCAATGGGAGTCGTTAGAATTTCTACAAAAAATCGGATTTTTAGTCAACCCTAACCGCAAACTCTGTCAATCTCTAGAAGATGTAGAACAATATTATCAACATTGGGATACCCGAAGACGAAACTTACCCTATATGACGGATGGGGTAGTGGTCAAAATTAACGACTATGATCTGCAAAAACAATTAGGGTTTACGCAAAAATTTCCCCGATGGGCGATCGCCTTAAAATATGCCGCCGAAGAAGCGCCCACAAGAGTGAAAAATATTACTGTGAATGTGGGAAGAACTGGTGCCGTGACACCGATGGCGATCATGGAACCGGTACAATTAGCCGGCACCACCGTACAAAAAGCGACGCTTCATAATAGTGATCGCGTGGCCCAATTAGATATCCGGGTAGGGGATACTGTCATTATCCGCAAAGCCGGAGAAATTATTCCCGAAGTAGTGCGAGTGATCAGCGAATTACGCCCTGCTAATACTCAACCCTATCAAATGCCTACCCATTGTCCCGAATGTAACTCTACCCTAGTTCGTCCAAAAGGAGAGGCGGTGACGCGCTGTGTGAATAGTTCTTGTCCGGCCATTTTACGGGGTAGCTTAGTACATTGGTGTTCTCGAGACGCGCTGGATATTCGAGGGTTAGGGGAAAAGGTTGTTATCTTACTGATTGAAAATGAGTTAGTTAAATCTATTGTAGATTTATATGGTTTAAAAGCCGAACAAATTGCCAGCTTAGAACGCATGGGCACAAAATCGGCTAATAATTTAGTCAATGCTATTAATAAAAGTAAGCAGCAACCTTGGTCACGGGTTTTGTATGGTTTAGGAATTCGTTATGTGGGTAATGTGACGGCGAAAATTTTAACCGATAATTTTCCGACTGTAGAGCAATTATCTCGGGCTTCTTTTGCATCGTTAGAATCCGTTTATGGCATTGGCTCAGAAATCGCTCAATCTGTTTCTGATTGGTTTAAAATTGAAGCGAACCTAACTCTAGTTAAGCAGTTACAGCAAGCGGGTTTACAGTTTGAAACAGCTACCGTTACCAAAAATACCTCTGAGTCTACACCAACTCCCTTAAAGGGTAAAACCTTTGTGATCACCGGCACTTTACCGAGTTTAAAACGAAATGAGGCGCAACAATTAATTGAAGAAGCCGGCGGAAAAGTTACCGGTTCAGTCAGTGCGAAAACCGATTATCTGGTGGTAGGAGAAGACGCAGGATCTAAATTAGCGAAAGCACAACAGTTAGGAATTATTCAACTGAGTGAAGAAGCACTTTTAGCGATGATCCAGGGAAAAAATCCCCCATAA
- the recJ gene encoding single-stranded-DNA-specific exonuclease RecJ, which yields MRLPNQRWLISSSAPEIVEQLVETTGLLPIMAQVLINREINTPELAQVYLEPESLLLPSPLEEFSDLAVSVELLEEAISSGDKIAICGDYDADGMTSTALLLRALRHLGADVDYAIPSRMKEGYGINTRIVEDFAKSGVGLILTVDNGISAYEPIARAIDLGLSVIITDHHDLPEKLPPADAILNPKLLPSSSPYRGLAGVGVAYILAVTTAQNMGLLKGLTDQLLELFTLGTIADLAPLIGVNRRWLKRGLRKLPKSQLAGVQALIQMSGVSDEQKELKPDDIGFRLGPRINAVGRIGDPQVVIELLTTEDEGLALERAMQCEQINQKRQQLCSKIEEEAVNLIETIPINWQQDRVLIIVQPHWHHGVIGIVASRLVERYGAPVFIGTYEEEEPDKIRGSARGIEEFHVFEALEFCHDLLGKYGGHKAAGGFSFPAKNLEAFKQRLSTFAHQCLKPEFLKPLVKIDAQADFNQLNPYLYGQIDGLQPWGIGNDFPIFWTPNVRVIEQKVVGQKHLKLILAQEDGTEIKAIAWRWSQYFPLPMCLDVAYKLKENHWNGNTNIELELVGVRVPVAAQATKKAVFEINGRSYACSFWESLNELRIRNEQGKVLAVNKGQRIGLLGTRRDNAQKIDVTQPHYYQLIKAAMAALQIEK from the coding sequence ATGAGACTGCCTAATCAACGGTGGCTAATTTCCTCTTCTGCGCCTGAAATTGTTGAGCAACTGGTAGAAACTACCGGACTGTTACCTATAATGGCTCAAGTATTAATTAATCGAGAGATTAATACTCCCGAATTAGCACAAGTTTATCTTGAACCCGAATCTTTATTACTTCCTTCACCCCTAGAAGAATTTTCCGATTTAGCTGTCAGTGTAGAATTACTTGAAGAAGCCATCTCATCTGGAGATAAAATCGCCATCTGTGGGGATTATGATGCTGATGGAATGACTAGCACTGCCCTATTATTACGCGCTTTAAGGCATTTAGGGGCAGATGTGGACTATGCTATCCCTTCTCGTATGAAAGAGGGTTATGGGATTAATACCCGTATTGTGGAAGATTTTGCTAAGTCAGGGGTAGGATTAATTTTAACGGTTGATAATGGAATTTCTGCCTATGAACCTATTGCTAGAGCCATAGATTTAGGACTCAGTGTCATTATTACAGATCATCACGACTTACCCGAAAAGTTGCCGCCGGCTGATGCTATTCTTAATCCTAAATTACTTCCCTCATCTTCTCCCTATCGAGGATTAGCCGGGGTAGGAGTTGCCTATATTTTAGCAGTTACGACGGCTCAAAATATGGGTTTATTAAAGGGGTTAACCGATCAATTATTGGAATTATTTACATTAGGAACTATTGCTGATTTAGCGCCTTTAATTGGGGTTAACCGTCGTTGGTTAAAACGAGGACTCCGCAAGCTGCCTAAATCTCAATTAGCGGGGGTGCAAGCCTTAATTCAAATGTCGGGAGTGAGTGATGAGCAAAAGGAATTAAAACCGGATGATATTGGCTTTAGATTGGGACCCAGGATTAATGCGGTGGGACGAATTGGTGATCCTCAAGTGGTGATTGAATTGCTGACTACTGAGGATGAAGGTTTAGCCTTAGAAAGAGCTATGCAGTGTGAACAAATTAATCAAAAGCGGCAACAATTATGTAGTAAAATAGAAGAAGAAGCGGTTAATTTAATAGAAACAATTCCCATTAATTGGCAGCAAGACCGGGTATTAATCATTGTTCAACCTCACTGGCATCATGGGGTAATTGGAATTGTAGCATCTCGTTTAGTGGAACGTTACGGCGCTCCGGTTTTTATTGGCACTTATGAAGAAGAAGAACCCGATAAAATTCGAGGTTCAGCAAGAGGAATAGAAGAGTTTCATGTATTTGAAGCGTTAGAATTTTGTCATGATTTATTGGGAAAATACGGGGGACATAAAGCCGCCGGTGGGTTTAGTTTCCCTGCCAAGAATTTAGAAGCCTTTAAACAGCGTTTGAGTACCTTTGCCCATCAATGTCTTAAGCCTGAATTTTTGAAGCCTTTGGTTAAGATTGATGCTCAAGCAGATTTTAATCAGTTAAACCCTTATTTGTATGGGCAAATAGACGGTTTACAACCTTGGGGAATTGGTAATGATTTCCCGATTTTTTGGACTCCTAATGTTAGAGTAATTGAGCAAAAAGTAGTAGGACAAAAGCATCTTAAGCTGATTTTAGCACAAGAAGATGGAACAGAAATAAAAGCGATTGCCTGGCGTTGGAGTCAGTATTTTCCTTTACCCATGTGTCTAGATGTGGCTTATAAGTTAAAGGAGAATCATTGGAATGGTAATACTAATATTGAGTTAGAATTAGTGGGGGTAAGAGTGCCGGTAGCCGCACAAGCGACCAAAAAAGCTGTTTTTGAAATTAACGGAAGGTCTTATGCTTGTAGTTTTTGGGAGTCGTTAAATGAGTTGAGAATTAGAAATGAGCAGGGGAAGGTTTTAGCGGTTAATAAAGGTCAGAGAATAGGGTTATTAGGAACCCGTCGAGATAATGCTCAAAAGATTGATGTGACTCAACCTCATTATTATCAGTTGATTAAGGCGGCTATGGCGGCTTTACAGATTGAGAAATAA
- a CDS encoding glycosyltransferase family 2 protein → MNSRNGSVKYSLIIPIYNEEEIISEMYRRVSAVMERLDDTVELVLINDGSRDNSLNLMRELHLCDPRVCYLSFARNFGHQIAVTAGLNFARGQVVVILDADLQDPPELIPKMIEKWQQGYQVVYAQRVKRKQESWFKRLSAYIFYRLLRRLADVDIPADTGDFCLMDRQVVDLLNAMPERNRYIRGLRAWVGFRQTAIAFEREPRFAGEVKYTFSKSLSLAINSLISFSKVPLRLSSYLGLLSAGVALLMAILVLYWRLYEPHSPVTGLATIMIAIFFLGSVQLICLGILGEYIGRIYEEIKGRPLYTLAEVGGFDKFNQYSVALNSLNDHQNWPN, encoded by the coding sequence GTGAATAGCCGAAATGGTAGTGTTAAATACTCCCTGATCATCCCTATCTATAACGAAGAAGAAATTATTTCAGAAATGTATCGTCGCGTCAGTGCAGTGATGGAAAGGCTAGATGATACAGTTGAATTAGTTTTAATCAATGATGGAAGCCGGGATAACTCCCTAAACCTGATGCGGGAATTACACCTGTGTGATCCTAGAGTCTGTTATTTAAGCTTTGCTCGTAATTTTGGACATCAGATCGCAGTAACAGCCGGTTTAAATTTTGCTCGCGGACAAGTGGTGGTTATTCTCGATGCTGACCTTCAAGACCCACCCGAGTTGATCCCCAAAATGATAGAGAAGTGGCAACAAGGGTATCAAGTGGTTTATGCTCAACGAGTGAAGCGAAAACAAGAAAGTTGGTTTAAGCGCTTGAGTGCTTATATTTTTTACCGACTGCTGAGACGCTTAGCCGATGTTGACATACCAGCCGATACGGGAGATTTTTGTTTAATGGATAGGCAAGTGGTAGATTTACTCAATGCCATGCCAGAACGAAACCGCTATATTAGAGGCTTAAGAGCATGGGTAGGGTTTCGTCAGACCGCCATTGCCTTTGAACGAGAGCCGCGCTTTGCTGGAGAGGTAAAATATACATTTAGTAAGTCTTTATCTTTGGCGATTAATAGCTTAATTTCTTTTTCTAAAGTTCCTTTACGTCTTTCGAGTTATCTGGGTTTACTTTCCGCAGGCGTTGCACTGTTGATGGCTATTTTAGTGCTGTACTGGCGTTTATATGAACCCCATTCTCCGGTGACCGGATTAGCTACAATTATGATTGCTATTTTCTTTCTGGGTTCAGTGCAATTGATTTGTTTAGGAATTTTAGGAGAATATATCGGACGTATTTATGAAGAAATTAAAGGAAGACCCCTATACACCCTAGCAGAAGTAGGCGGCTTTGATAAATTTAATCAATATTCTGTGGCTCTCAATTCTCTTAATGACCATCAAAATTGGCCTAATTAG
- a CDS encoding LCP family protein, with translation MSKFKTYPKSQPVEEKQPVKKKPRPKKFFAQWLFVGLGLTGVALVSATAGALLAVSLSTTPLRQAKLSPQEQAVFNQDETVAYKNLHLPELSRPVNILILGTKVLTSDLDNPPENQKDLGYQALVNSFHGLTDTMLLLRFEPTQEKLAVLSIPRDTQTLIEGHGLKKINEANYYGGPALTAQTVSNLLDGVPIDRYVRVNIQGVEKLIDALGGVTVYVPKDMKYRDDSQHFYVNLKKGEQHLNGEQAAQFLRFRYDEYGDIGRIQRQQMLLRALIEQALKPQTLLKIPDIVSVIQSNIDTNLSVEELVALAGFAGQTQRSKIQMLMLPGGFSGDGKKEVSYWIPYERQIKTMVAQYFDHGYNEEQPVVNDPTSLRIAIQDSTGDPEAVQAMVRYLQEKGFRRIYVSEQWPEPLTVTRIVAQKGDDSGAAQLRANLGVGEVLVESTGNLASDVTIQLGKDWQQKHSKETQASQL, from the coding sequence GTGTCAAAATTTAAGACTTATCCAAAAAGTCAACCAGTGGAAGAAAAACAACCCGTCAAAAAAAAGCCCCGCCCTAAAAAATTCTTTGCCCAATGGTTATTCGTGGGCTTAGGATTAACCGGAGTCGCCCTTGTTTCAGCTACAGCAGGTGCCCTTCTTGCTGTTTCTTTGTCTACAACTCCTCTCAGGCAAGCTAAATTATCTCCCCAAGAACAAGCGGTTTTTAATCAAGATGAGACAGTAGCCTATAAAAATTTACACTTACCCGAGTTGAGCCGCCCCGTTAATATTTTAATATTAGGAACAAAAGTATTAACCTCTGACCTGGATAATCCTCCTGAAAATCAAAAAGATTTAGGCTATCAAGCCTTAGTCAATTCCTTTCATGGATTGACGGATACCATGCTCTTATTGAGGTTTGAACCCACTCAAGAAAAATTAGCCGTCCTTTCTATTCCTCGCGATACTCAAACTTTAATCGAAGGACATGGCTTGAAAAAAATTAATGAAGCGAACTATTATGGAGGTCCGGCCCTAACAGCACAAACAGTAAGTAATTTGCTCGATGGAGTGCCCATTGACCGTTATGTTAGAGTGAATATTCAAGGCGTAGAAAAGCTGATTGATGCTTTAGGTGGAGTGACAGTTTATGTTCCTAAAGATATGAAATATAGAGACGACAGTCAGCACTTTTACGTCAATCTTAAAAAAGGGGAACAACATCTCAATGGTGAACAAGCGGCTCAATTTTTGCGTTTTCGTTATGATGAATATGGCGACATTGGGCGAATTCAACGGCAACAAATGCTACTCCGAGCTTTAATTGAGCAGGCACTTAAACCTCAAACTCTCTTAAAAATCCCCGATATTGTTTCTGTAATTCAATCTAATATTGATACCAATTTATCTGTAGAAGAACTGGTAGCCTTAGCCGGATTTGCCGGACAAACTCAACGCTCAAAAATACAAATGTTAATGTTACCCGGTGGATTTAGCGGCGATGGGAAAAAAGAAGTAAGCTATTGGATACCCTACGAGCGTCAGATTAAAACGATGGTAGCTCAATACTTTGATCATGGCTATAACGAGGAGCAGCCAGTGGTCAATGACCCTACTTCTTTGAGGATAGCTATTCAAGATAGCACAGGTGACCCTGAAGCCGTACAAGCTATGGTGCGTTATTTACAAGAAAAGGGGTTTAGGAGAATTTATGTCAGTGAGCAGTGGCCAGAACCTTTAACGGTAACTCGAATTGTGGCACAAAAAGGAGATGACTCCGGTGCGGCACAATTACGCGCTAACTTAGGGGTTGGAGAAGTTTTAGTGGAAAGTACCGGCAATTTAGCCTCAGATGTGACAATTCAGCTTGGAAAAGATTGGCAACAAAAGCACTCAAAAGAAACTCAAGCATCTCAATTGTAA
- a CDS encoding NUDIX domain-containing protein → MFRAWQFLTTVIGVIFRHPVTGTTIIPILPDGRIVLVRRQDTGQWGLPGGIIDWGEEISTTVRRELAEETGLELLKICRLVGVYSSPERDPRLHSISILVEAEVQGALGVKDNLEISEARAFARDELPLGNLSHDHDRQLQDYLKGLTVVA, encoded by the coding sequence ATGTTTCGTGCCTGGCAATTTTTAACAACTGTAATTGGTGTGATCTTTCGTCATCCGGTGACGGGAACAACGATTATCCCTATTTTACCTGATGGTCGTATTGTTTTAGTACGACGACAAGACACGGGGCAATGGGGTTTGCCAGGAGGAATCATAGATTGGGGTGAAGAGATTTCCACCACAGTACGGCGGGAGTTAGCCGAAGAAACAGGCTTAGAATTACTAAAAATTTGCCGTTTAGTAGGAGTTTATTCCTCTCCTGAGCGAGATCCGAGACTGCATTCAATTTCTATTTTAGTGGAAGCCGAAGTTCAAGGAGCGTTAGGGGTTAAAGATAATTTAGAAATATCTGAAGCTAGAGCATTTGCTCGAGATGAGTTACCTTTGGGCAATTTGTCTCATGATCATGACCGGCAATTACAAGATTATCTAAAAGGATTAACCGTTGTGGCTTAA
- a CDS encoding Uma2 family endonuclease, with product MLQSSYINDQELMLLSRQNPQFRFERNADGTLKTMTPTGKISGNREAKAIAYLLTWVEKNNLGEVFSSSCGVKLPNGAIRSADAIFVARERLPEGWDQGEDEFLNIVPDFVIEIRSKSDNLEDLKTKMQEYIENGVKLGWLIDRKNKQALVYRADGSMTQYPEDSLLSGEGVVPGFTLSLRSML from the coding sequence ATGCTTCAGTCTTCTTACATCAATGATCAAGAACTGATGTTACTTAGCCGCCAAAATCCTCAATTTCGTTTTGAGCGCAATGCAGACGGAACTTTAAAAACCATGACCCCCACCGGCAAAATTTCTGGTAATAGGGAAGCAAAAGCTATCGCTTATCTATTAACCTGGGTAGAAAAGAATAACTTAGGAGAAGTTTTTAGCTCAAGTTGTGGGGTAAAACTGCCCAATGGAGCGATAAGATCAGCAGATGCAATTTTTGTAGCTAGAGAACGTTTACCCGAGGGTTGGGACCAAGGAGAAGATGAATTTTTAAATATTGTCCCGGATTTTGTCATCGAAATTCGTTCTAAAAGTGATAATTTAGAAGACTTAAAAACTAAGATGCAGGAGTATATAGAAAATGGCGTTAAATTAGGGTGGTTAATAGACCGAAAAAATAAACAAGCTTTAGTTTATCGTGCTGATGGTTCAATGACTCAGTATCCAGAGGATAGTCTTTTAAGCGGCGAAGGGGTTGTACCTGGGTTCACATTATCCTTGCGGTCTATGCTTTAA
- the argH gene encoding argininosuccinate lyase, producing MADKKTWSDRFEGSLHPAIALFNASIGFDIELIEYDLTGSIAHAKMLAHTGIISDSEAQQLVSGLEQIRSEYREGNFNPGIDQEDVHFAVERRLTEIVGDVGKKLHTARSRNDQVGTDIRLYLRDQIEQIRVQIREFQQVLLFHAENHVETLIPGYTHLQRAQPVSLAHHLLAYFQMAQRDWERLGEIKKRTNISPLGSGALAGTTFPIDRHYSAKLLEFEGVYINSLDGVSDRDFAIEFLNAASLIMVHLSRLSEEMILWSSQEFSFISLTDSCATGSSIMPQKKNPDVPELIRGKTGRVFGHLQGLLVLMKGLPLAYNKDLQEDKEALFDAVKTVKACLEAMTILLQEGIKFRTERLAQAVAEDFSNATDVADYLAARGVPFREAYNLVGKVVKTSLAAGKLLKDLTLEEWKQLHPAFEADIYAAIAPSQVVAARNSYGGTGFEQVRRAIETAKSQLEEP from the coding sequence GTGGCAGACAAGAAGACTTGGAGCGATCGCTTTGAAGGAAGCTTACATCCTGCGATCGCCCTATTCAATGCTAGTATCGGATTTGACATCGAACTGATTGAATATGACCTCACCGGTTCGATCGCCCATGCTAAAATGTTGGCTCATACCGGCATTATTTCGGACAGCGAAGCACAACAATTAGTAAGCGGATTAGAACAAATTCGCAGTGAATATCGAGAAGGAAACTTTAACCCGGGTATTGACCAAGAAGATGTTCATTTTGCTGTAGAACGGCGGTTAACGGAAATTGTCGGCGATGTGGGCAAAAAACTACATACCGCTCGCTCTCGTAATGACCAAGTAGGCACAGATATCCGTCTTTATCTACGGGATCAAATCGAGCAAATCCGAGTCCAAATCCGAGAATTCCAGCAAGTGTTGCTCTTTCATGCTGAAAACCACGTTGAAACTCTAATTCCGGGTTATACTCATCTACAAAGGGCCCAACCCGTGAGTTTAGCCCATCATCTATTAGCCTATTTTCAAATGGCTCAACGGGACTGGGAACGCCTCGGAGAAATTAAAAAAAGAACCAATATTTCTCCTTTAGGAAGCGGGGCCCTAGCGGGAACAACCTTTCCCATTGATCGCCATTACAGCGCGAAATTATTGGAATTTGAAGGAGTGTATATTAATAGTCTCGACGGCGTGAGCGATCGAGATTTTGCCATTGAATTCCTTAATGCGGCTAGTCTAATTATGGTTCATCTGTCCCGCCTCAGCGAAGAAATGATCTTGTGGTCTTCTCAAGAATTCAGCTTTATTAGTCTGACGGATAGCTGTGCCACCGGCTCTAGCATTATGCCCCAAAAGAAAAATCCTGATGTGCCTGAACTGATCCGAGGTAAAACCGGGCGGGTTTTTGGGCATTTACAGGGCTTGCTGGTGTTAATGAAGGGATTACCCCTGGCCTATAACAAAGACCTACAGGAAGACAAGGAAGCCCTCTTTGACGCGGTAAAAACGGTTAAGGCCTGTTTAGAAGCTATGACGATTCTCTTACAAGAGGGGATCAAATTCCGCACAGAACGTCTAGCTCAAGCGGTGGCTGAAGATTTCTCCAATGCAACCGATGTGGCTGATTATTTAGCGGCTCGAGGGGTGCCCTTCCGAGAAGCTTATAATTTAGTGGGCAAAGTGGTTAAAACCAGTTTGGCAGCCGGTAAATTACTCAAAGACTTAACCTTAGAAGAGTGGAAACAACTTCATCCGGCTTTTGAAGCTGATATTTATGCGGCGATCGCTCCATCTCAAGTGGTAGCGGCTCGTAATAGCTATGGAGGGACAGGATTTGAACAAGTTCGCCGTGCCATAGAAACCGCCAAATCTCAGCTTGAGGAGCCTTAA